In a single window of the Papaver somniferum cultivar HN1 chromosome 8, ASM357369v1, whole genome shotgun sequence genome:
- the LOC113306136 gene encoding uncharacterized protein LOC113306136: protein MFPFQALYGYLPPHLAFSSTVATSVVEVESYLKQRDDVLSILKDSLHKSQERMKRNLKLAAKYYGPFEIVQKIGLVAYKIQLPAEERIHHVFHVSQLKQHVGTTHIPSPALPVLDTDGQFLVIPATALASRTSA from the exons ATGTTCCCATTTCAAGCTTTGTATGGCTATCTTCCACCTCACTTAGCTTTTTCATCAACTGTCGCCACTTCTGTTGTTGAAGTTGAATCTTATTTAAAGCAAAGGGATGATGTGCTTTCTATACTTAAAGATTCTCTCCACAAATCTCAAGAGAGAATGAA AAGAAACTTGAAACTTGCTGCCAAATACTATGGACCATTTGAGATAGTACAAAAAATTGGTCTAGTTGCATACAAGATACAGTTGCCAGCAGAAGAACGAATTCATCATGTCTTCCATGTATCCCAGCTGAAGCAGCATGTTGGTACCACTCACATACCTTCTCCTGCACTACCTGTTCTAGATACAGATGGACAGTTTCTTGTCATACCTGCAACTGCTCTGGCCTCAAGAACTTCTGCGTAA
- the LOC113306135 gene encoding uncharacterized protein LOC113306135, which yields MRRTRSVEIFFYLPNENELLLCCDGASRGNPGIAGYGFVVRNHFGSFIFAESGGLGITTNYVAEFISCIKALEWAVECLSFKLVLQSDSSMCVKALQQNKIPWFLLARWQRIMASIQSITFKHAYREINFSADHFAKKGASLQKGQTLSFNDKPSSLQRMENPGQPYYRFV from the coding sequence ATGAGAAGAACACGGAGTGTGGAAATATTTTTTTATCTGCCAAATGAGAATGAACTGCTATTATGTTGTGATGGGGCTTCTAGAGGGAATCCAGGAATTGCAGGTTATGGCTTTGTAGTAAGGAACCATTTTGGATCTTTCATCTTTGCAGAATCTGGTGGCTTGGGGATTACAACTAATTATGTAGCAGAATTTATCTCTTGTATCAAGGCTTTAGAATGGGCAGTTGAGTGTCTCTCTTTCAAGTTAGTACTGCAATCTGATTCTAGTATGTGTGTAAAAGCTTTACAGCAAAACAAGATTCCTTGGTTTCTGCTGGCTAGATGGCAAAGAATTATGGCTAGTATTCAATCAATTACATTTAAACATGCTTACAGAGAAATCAACTTCTCAGCTGATCATTTTGCAAAGAAGGGAGCTTCGTTGCAGAAGGGGCAGACCTTGAGTTTCAATGACAAGCCAAGCAGTTTACAAAGGATGGAAAATCCAGGGCAACCATATTACAGatttgtttag